Proteins from a genomic interval of Diaphorobacter sp. HDW4A:
- a CDS encoding type B 50S ribosomal protein L31, producing the protein MKEGIHPNYREVLFVDLSNGFKFVTRSCVNTKENDTFEGKEYPLFKLDTSSESHPFYTGTQKSVDNMGGRVERFRNRFGKTTAK; encoded by the coding sequence ATGAAAGAAGGCATTCACCCCAATTACCGCGAAGTGCTGTTTGTGGACCTGTCCAACGGCTTCAAGTTCGTGACCCGTTCCTGCGTGAACACCAAGGAAAACGACACTTTCGAAGGCAAGGAATACCCGCTGTTCAAGCTGGATACTTCCAGCGAATCGCATCCTTTCTACACTGGCACACAGAAGTCCGTGGACAACATGGGTGGCCGTGTGGAGCGCTTCCGCAACCGTTTCGGCAAGACCACAGCGAAGTAA
- the phoR gene encoding phosphate regulon sensor histidine kinase PhoR, producing the protein MLWRFFFFIAFQIAGGALGWWEAGLWGAAAGVSIATWVWFIWDFWRGSRVLRWLRQGDPQTAPSLRGMWGEAADRARRLARQAQLQIKASDARLHDILSALQASPNGVVLLDEEGHIEWCNQMAEAHFGFDAGRDLMQSVGNLVRDPDFTAYYNAQNFSRPVALQGRSSTPTRPVRISVQLYPYGDGRKLLLSQDITALEQAEAMRRDFVANVSHEIRTPLTVLTGFVETLQTLQLTEDEQQRYLGMMSQQAARMQSVVQDLLTLSRLEGSPLPGMSDWMPVEALLRRSEEEAEGLSATLTVNQKKHHDIVFPSAEAMKASGQIAGIVTELQSALSNLVNNAVRYTPPGGTITVSWEMLDNGNARFAVSDTGVGIAPEHIPRLTERFYRVDRSRSRETGGTGLGLAIVKHAVQRHGATLQISSVLGKGSTFAVVFPASRVRGSTVAVVKPPMIATALQQAAHSASMREPAEQ; encoded by the coding sequence ATGCTCTGGCGTTTTTTCTTTTTCATTGCCTTCCAGATCGCGGGTGGAGCCCTTGGCTGGTGGGAAGCAGGCCTTTGGGGCGCCGCCGCTGGCGTGAGCATCGCCACCTGGGTTTGGTTCATCTGGGATTTTTGGCGCGGCAGCCGCGTGCTGCGCTGGTTGCGTCAGGGCGATCCACAGACCGCGCCTTCGCTGCGCGGAATGTGGGGCGAGGCGGCGGACCGCGCGCGCCGGCTGGCGCGTCAGGCGCAGTTGCAGATCAAGGCAAGCGATGCCCGGCTGCATGACATCCTCTCAGCGCTGCAGGCTTCGCCCAACGGCGTGGTGCTGCTCGATGAGGAGGGCCACATCGAATGGTGCAATCAGATGGCCGAGGCGCATTTCGGCTTCGACGCAGGTCGTGACCTCATGCAGTCCGTTGGCAATCTGGTGCGCGACCCGGACTTCACCGCCTACTACAACGCACAGAATTTCTCGCGACCCGTGGCGCTGCAGGGCCGCTCAAGCACACCGACGCGCCCGGTGCGGATTTCTGTGCAGCTCTATCCCTATGGCGATGGCCGCAAGCTGCTACTGTCGCAGGACATCACGGCACTGGAACAGGCCGAGGCCATGCGCCGGGACTTCGTTGCCAACGTGTCACATGAAATTCGCACGCCGCTCACGGTGCTCACAGGCTTTGTCGAGACGCTGCAGACACTGCAGCTCACCGAGGACGAGCAGCAGCGCTATCTCGGCATGATGTCGCAGCAGGCTGCGCGCATGCAGAGCGTTGTGCAGGATTTGCTCACGCTCTCGCGCCTGGAAGGCAGTCCCCTGCCGGGTATGAGCGACTGGATGCCGGTGGAGGCGCTGCTCAGGCGCAGCGAAGAAGAGGCCGAGGGCCTTTCCGCGACCCTGACCGTCAACCAGAAGAAGCATCACGACATTGTCTTTCCCAGTGCCGAGGCGATGAAGGCCTCGGGGCAGATCGCTGGCATCGTGACCGAGCTGCAAAGCGCCTTGTCCAATCTGGTCAACAACGCCGTGCGCTACACGCCGCCGGGCGGCACCATCACAGTGAGTTGGGAAATGCTGGACAACGGAAACGCGCGCTTCGCTGTGAGCGACACAGGCGTGGGCATTGCACCCGAGCACATTCCACGGTTGACTGAACGCTTCTACCGCGTGGACCGCAGTCGCTCGCGCGAGACGGGCGGCACGGGGCTGGGGTTGGCCATCGTCAAGCATGCGGTGCAGCGCCATGGGGCGACGCTTCAGATTTCGAGTGTGCTGGGAAAAGGGTCGACCTTTGCCGTGGTCTTCCCGGCGTCGCGTGTGCGTGGATCCACGGTGGCGGTAGTCAAGCCGCCGATGATCGCGACTGCGTTGCAGCAGGCTGCGCACAGCGCTTCAATGCGCGAGCCAGCAGAGCAGTGA
- a CDS encoding ABC transporter permease, with the protein MLSSLANIWRLGVKELWSLWRDPVMLILIIYTFTASVYTAATAMPDTLHNAPIAMVDEDQSQLSARITSAFYPPQFIQPRMLTQQQVDAAMDAGEITFALTIPTGFQRDVLSGKSVALQLNVDATRMSQAFSGSGYVQQIVATEVSEFVQRHRATTALPVGIELRARFNPALEKMWFGGLMQIINNVTMLSIILTGAALIREREHGTLEHLLVMPVTPTEIMLAKVWSMGAVVLLAAGVSLNLVVRGWLKVPIEGSVPLFLAGAALCLFATTAMGIFLATLARSMPQFGLLMVLVLLPLQMLSGGMTPRESMPQFVQNVMLFAPTTHFVDLGQAILYRGAGIETVWKPFLWLACIGSALFWASLVRFRRTLSSMA; encoded by the coding sequence ATGCTCAGCAGTCTGGCCAACATCTGGCGGCTCGGCGTGAAAGAGCTGTGGAGCCTGTGGCGCGACCCCGTCATGCTCATCCTCATCATCTACACATTCACCGCATCGGTCTACACCGCCGCCACGGCCATGCCCGACACGCTGCACAACGCGCCCATCGCCATGGTTGACGAAGACCAGTCGCAGCTCTCAGCGCGCATCACATCGGCCTTCTATCCACCGCAGTTCATCCAACCCCGCATGCTCACCCAGCAGCAAGTGGATGCCGCCATGGACGCAGGCGAGATCACCTTTGCGCTCACCATTCCTACAGGGTTTCAGCGCGACGTGCTGAGCGGCAAGAGCGTCGCCCTGCAGCTCAACGTGGACGCCACACGCATGAGCCAGGCGTTCTCAGGTAGCGGCTATGTGCAGCAGATCGTCGCCACCGAGGTCAGCGAATTTGTGCAGCGCCACCGGGCCACGACCGCCCTGCCCGTGGGCATCGAACTGCGCGCGCGCTTCAACCCGGCGCTCGAGAAGATGTGGTTCGGCGGGCTCATGCAGATCATCAACAACGTGACCATGCTCTCCATCATCCTCACCGGCGCCGCCCTGATCCGCGAGCGCGAGCACGGCACGCTGGAGCACCTGCTAGTCATGCCCGTCACGCCCACCGAAATCATGCTCGCCAAGGTCTGGTCCATGGGCGCAGTGGTTCTGCTGGCGGCCGGCGTGTCGCTGAACCTCGTCGTGCGCGGCTGGCTCAAGGTGCCCATCGAGGGCAGCGTCCCTCTCTTCCTCGCGGGCGCGGCTCTGTGCCTGTTCGCCACCACCGCCATGGGCATCTTCCTCGCGACGCTCGCGCGCAGCATGCCGCAGTTCGGCCTGCTGATGGTGCTGGTGCTGCTGCCACTGCAGATGCTCTCCGGCGGCATGACTCCACGCGAATCCATGCCTCAGTTCGTGCAGAACGTGATGCTCTTCGCCCCCACCACCCATTTCGTGGATCTGGGCCAGGCCATCCTCTACCGGGGGGCGGGCATCGAGACCGTCTGGAAGCCGTTCCTCTGGCTGGCCTGCATCGGCAGCGCACTGTTCTGGGCGTCGCTGGTACGGTTTCGCCGGACGTTGTCGAGCATGGCCTGA
- a CDS encoding MATE family efflux transporter has protein sequence MSERSIITRHAVTVLAGQLAVMAFGVTDTVVAGRHSEGALAALSIGSAVFISVYVSLMGVLQALLPIWAEQRGAAHSTQLGASVRQSLYLWAAASVIGMALLLSPDAILRWTKVPPELRQVVVDYLHILAFALPPSLLFRIYSTMNQSLGYPKLVTWLQVASLALKVPLSIWFTFGGLGITAQGAAGCAWATLVVNYSLMFCGIYMLRTQRMYDTLALWKPMERPDLMQLGKFLRLGIPAGLSILVEVTSFTLMALFIARQGTLAAAAHQILSNMAAVLYMVPLAIAIATSARVSYWRGAANEAAARAVALQGFRMAATMGLVLSVTLALTRHQVAAFYSTNPAVVTLTASLLIWVAAYHLADSIQTLCIFVLRSYRVTFLPFVAYGLMLWGGGLAGGYLLAYEGLAGFGPFNSPAPFWACSAAALAVTALIFTALLARALKRCAQPAATQSRSSAA, from the coding sequence ATGTCTGAGCGCTCCATCATCACGCGGCACGCAGTCACCGTACTGGCGGGCCAGCTGGCCGTCATGGCCTTCGGCGTAACCGACACTGTCGTCGCCGGGCGTCATTCAGAAGGCGCACTCGCCGCTCTGTCCATCGGCTCGGCGGTGTTCATCAGCGTCTATGTGTCGCTCATGGGTGTGCTGCAGGCGCTACTGCCAATCTGGGCCGAACAGCGCGGAGCGGCGCATTCCACGCAGCTTGGCGCAAGCGTGCGCCAGTCGCTGTATCTCTGGGCAGCGGCCAGCGTGATCGGCATGGCACTGCTGCTCTCGCCAGATGCCATTCTGCGCTGGACCAAGGTACCACCCGAGCTGCGCCAGGTGGTTGTCGACTACTTGCACATACTGGCGTTCGCGCTGCCGCCGTCGCTGCTGTTCCGCATCTACAGCACGATGAACCAGTCGCTCGGCTACCCCAAACTTGTGACCTGGCTACAGGTCGCTTCGCTCGCGCTCAAGGTGCCGCTGTCGATCTGGTTCACCTTCGGCGGCCTCGGCATCACTGCACAAGGTGCTGCAGGCTGCGCATGGGCCACGCTGGTGGTGAACTACTCGCTGATGTTTTGCGGCATCTACATGCTGCGCACGCAGCGCATGTACGACACACTGGCGCTGTGGAAACCCATGGAGCGACCCGACCTCATGCAACTGGGCAAATTTCTGCGCCTCGGCATTCCTGCCGGACTGTCGATTCTGGTCGAGGTTACCTCGTTCACTCTGATGGCGCTGTTCATCGCACGCCAAGGAACACTGGCCGCCGCCGCGCACCAGATTCTGTCCAACATGGCCGCCGTTCTCTACATGGTCCCGCTGGCAATTGCGATTGCCACCAGCGCACGCGTGAGCTACTGGCGCGGCGCGGCCAACGAGGCCGCCGCACGCGCTGTCGCGCTGCAGGGCTTTCGAATGGCTGCAACGATGGGATTGGTGCTGTCCGTGACGCTCGCGCTCACGCGCCATCAGGTGGCGGCGTTCTACTCGACCAACCCGGCCGTCGTCACCCTCACCGCATCGCTGCTGATCTGGGTGGCGGCCTACCATCTGGCGGACTCGATCCAGACGCTCTGCATCTTCGTGCTGCGCAGCTACCGCGTGACGTTTCTGCCGTTTGTGGCCTATGGGTTGATGCTCTGGGGCGGCGGGCTGGCGGGCGGTTACCTACTGGCCTATGAAGGTCTGGCGGGGTTCGGGCCGTTCAACTCCCCTGCTCCGTTTTGGGCTTGCAGTGCGGCTGCACTCGCCGTCACCGCACTGATCTTCACTGCTCTGCTGGCTCGCGCATTGAAGCGCTGTGCGCAGCCTGCTGCAACGCAGTCGCGATCATCGGCGGCTTGA